Part of the Hippoglossus stenolepis isolate QCI-W04-F060 chromosome 4, HSTE1.2, whole genome shotgun sequence genome is shown below.
TGTACGGCGATGCGCTCTCAATCCGATGAGCAATGAGTGTAATGACAGTGTTGAACTGTAAGAACAGGAAAACCACCAAATGCGAGCCACACGTCTGGATGGCTTTCCTCCGAGCATCTGGATGATTGGTCATGACACATGTGCGTAAAATCTGTAGATATGTGTATATTATTATTCCCAGAGTTCCACCTTGAATCAAGCACATGATCACCAGTCCGTAGGAGTTGTTCACTCTGATGTCGTCACACACCAGTTTCAGTAATGACGGATTGTTGCAGAACAAATCCACTACGTGCGTCTTGCACATTTTGAACCGCGCGAGCAACAAAATCAACGCGACGATGAACGAGAAAGTAATGAGCCATATTGAAGTGATGATTTTAATTAAGTTATGTGGAGTCATGACAGCGTTGTACCTCAGAGGACAACAAATGGCGACGTACCTGTCGTACGCCATGGAGCTCAAGATCAGACAGTTCCCCGTGCCGTAGAAGTGAATGAGGAAAGCCTGAGTTATACACGCGGGCTGGGAAATCTGTCTGTCCTGAGTCACTATGCTGTAAAGGAGATGAGGGAAAAAAGCCGTGGCTCCAATCATGTCGGTAATCGGCAGGTTGAACAGCAGGATGAACATGGGCTTGTGCAGCTTTTTAGTCACAACAATAGCTGCTAACACCAACAAGTTGAAAAACATGATTAACAGATACGTTATAGTCCCAAACAAAAAGGCTGGGTATATGCTTGCATCAGATATACCCAGTGGTGCCAGTGACAGTAAAACAGAAGACGACACATTTGTATACATGACTGGAAATGAATGTCGTCGCTGTTGCCTCTTCTGTCAATGCAGGAATTTCCCcctgaaagaaaagaataacAGTTTTAATAACATCCCCATTAACAAACAATCTTAGATTAAGATGTACTCGTGATAACTCTGCATTACCCTGTGCACATCTACAGTTGATCTGTGTTGTCAGATGGAATCCAAAACTCTTTACTGGTATTTAAGCACGAGGGTAAACAGGGATTTCACCCTAGAGAAGTGACGCACAGCATGTGTATGACCTCATACCCTTTCATGCCTTTTTTTAGATATCAGAGtcagaatgaaatatttaaaactgtatCTCTACCGGTTGTCCCTAatttaattcactttaatgAAACTTGATTTATTCAGGTGGTCTCCTTTACACTAGGATTCCATAAAGTAAGCAAACATCAAATTGAGAGCTCCCTTTTGCCAAAATGAATTCTTGCCAACTTGTAAAAAAATTTAGAAAAGTTCCAGAAATATTTCTTTCCGATTTTTGCTgaatattaaaggttcagtgtgtaggatttagtgacatctagtggtgaaactgcatgttgcagctgaacacccctcacctcaccccttccaaacatgacagagaagctgtgaaaccttcagttgtcataaaaactcaaagatgtttagtttttccagtttgggctact
Proteins encoded:
- the LOC118106728 gene encoding putative gustatory receptor clone PTE03, whose protein sequence is MYTNVSSSVLLSLAPLGISDASIYPAFLFGTITYLLIMFFNLLVLAAIVVTKKLHKPMFILLFNLPITDMIGATAFFPHLLYSIVTQDRQISQPACITQAFLIHFYGTGNCLILSSMAYDRYVAICCPLRYNAVMTPHNLIKIITSIWLITFSFIVALILLLARFKMCKTHVVDLFCNNPSLLKLVCDDIRVNNSYGLVIMCLIQGGTLGIIIYTYLQILRTCVMTNHPDARRKAIQTCGSHLVVFLFLQFNTVITLIAHRIESASPYMRRVLGVSVVIFPPFFDPIIYGLKITELKQSIKRFLRRSVVSIKG